Genomic DNA from Mobula birostris isolate sMobBir1 chromosome 21, sMobBir1.hap1, whole genome shotgun sequence:
ttaaaattattggttagcttacctttgtattccatcttttccttcttaatgacttctttagttgccttccattggtttttaaaaacttcccaatcctctaacttcccactaatgtttgctctattatatgccctccctttggctgttatgctttgacttcccttattagTCATTGTCCCATCATCTTGCCTTTggaatatctatcctgtgccttccgaattacccctagaaattccagccattgcagcTCTGCAGTCACCCCTGCTTGTGTCTCCCTCaaatcaactttagccagttcttctatcatgcctttgtaattcactttactccactgtaatactaaaaTATCTGACTTGAGCTTCTCTCTGCCAAATTTCAGAATTAATGGTATCATATTACGGTCATTGaatccctaagggttcctttaccttaagttctccccagtttattgcacaacatccaatccagaatagctgatcccctaatgggTTCAACTGTTCCAAAAAGCTATCTGATAGGCAAACTCcccccttgggatccagcaccattctgattttcccaatctacccaagtattgaaatcccccatgatggTCATAACATTATCTTTATGACATGCTTTTTATATCTCCTGTTGTCAATTGTAGCCCACATCTTTGCTacaatttggaggcctgtatacaactcttaatgtctttttacccttgcagtttcttagctctacccacaaggactcTAATTtttcgatcctatgtcaccttttaaggatttgatttcatttttaccaacagaggtacctgtctctgcctacctgcttggtctttcaatacaatatgtatccttggatgataAGCTACCAaccataatcttctttcagccacgtctcagtgatgcccacaacatcatacctgccaatctttaactgtcctacaagttcatctacttttCTAGAAGTTCATACTTCTGTCTGTAACTAACTGCAtcaagtgcggcctcaccaatTTCCTACATAATGCACATAACTTCCAAATGTATACTGAATTCCCTGATGGAAAGCCAATATGCTAAATGCTTTCTTCATCAGCCTATCTCCCTGCGATGCTGCTTTCAGtgaactgtacactgacactctgaAGTCCCCCTGTTCCATGACATCCTCCCCAGGGCCCAACCATTCATTGTACAagtcccaatcttgtttaatctccAAAAATGCAGTATCATTCGTTTATCTGGAGGAAAGTCATTTGCCAGTCCTCAACCCACATAACTAGCATATCCCCTCTGACCCACATCTATTTTTATCAAtgaaccatagaaagcattctttctGAATGCGTAATGGCTTagtatggcaattgctctgcaAGTGACTCCAAGAAACTGCAGAATGATGGACACAGATCAGCACACAGGAACCAAACTCCCTTTGATGGATTCTGTCTGTACTTCTTGCTGTctagtaaagcaaccagcatcaAAGACCTAGTCCAACCTAGAGAATGTCTTGGTTGGACTAGGTCTTTGATGCTAGTTgctacattctctcttctcccccttcccaacAGGCATAAGAAACAAAGGCCTGAAAGAgcataccatcaggctcaaggaatAGTTTCTAACCCACTGTTACcattcttgaacagacctcttgcatGATTAAGATGAATTCTTAAGCCCTACAAtgcaccttgttatgatcttgcacttcattgtttacCTGAACTGAGTATCTTTGATAGCTTATAcacttttattctgcattgttatttttaccttgtactagcacaatgcactgagtaatgatttgatctgcaggAACAATacgcaagacaaacttttcatgcaagttggtacatgtgacaataataaaccagtaccacctctccaaatgttgataGGTCCTGTTACTCATAATTCCCACCAgcaatttacccactactgatgtcaaactcatcAACTTAAAGTTTTtgctaccttttttaaacaatggtacCACATAGCCTCTTTCCAGTCTACTGGAATCTCACCCATAGCCGAAATGAAGCAAAAACCTCTGCAAGGGCCTCCCAAACTTCTTCACAGCTTCCCATAGAGCTGAGAGTGCACTACGTCAAGCGCTGGGGAATTATCTGTTTGTCCACCTTAATGTAATTTAAGGTCCAGTGCCTTCTCTGCTGATTTGTATGTAGTCCAAGAGAGCACCACTTATTTCCAACATATCCTGAGCTTCCATTGTTTTCTTCACAGTAAAAACTAAAGGGAAATGCCTTAAAAATCTTCCCAATTTCCTTTGGTTTCACACAGACAACCATGCTGATGTTCAAGACTTATTCCCTACGTAGCCACCATTTTACTCAATATAGCTAAGATTttgcttcaccttgtctgccagatcCTTCTAATGTTCTCTTTTTGCTATCCTAACTTTGGTCCTACACTTCCTCCAGTCAAAGAGATTCACTATTGTCAATTGCTAATGCACAGTGAAcgcctctctctttttcttaaccaaagcctcaacatctctCATTAAGCAGGATTCCCGATACCCGCCAGCCTTGCCCTTCACTCTAACAGAAACATGCAGGCCCTGAAGcgcgtttttttaaaaaaaatgttcatatattctttataattgttgaatgttgtttctgttttgttgtgtcaCATCCTGACCaaaacaccacagcaaattcctaatgtaTAAATGTAcctggcaaataaagttgatctttgatcTCTGACATCACACTCTTAAAGGTTTTACACTTGACAGATGCTCCATTCCTGCAAACAATCTTGCTCATTCAACCATTACAAGATTCCACCTATTGGCTCTGCCCCCAGTTCATATATCAATCGAGCCTCACCTTAATCTCCTCTGTTTCACAGAGAACAACCCTGATTTATCCAACTAATAATTTTCCTCGCATCTATAATTTTACAGTCCTGATATTGCAGGACCGCAAGAACACCCTCTTTGCGACTCAAAGAGTTGTTCTCTTTTCCAGTATTGACAGATAACCTGAAAcatctgtttctccttccacagattctCCCTGATATCAGAGAATTTCCAGGATTGTCTGTTTCTTTTACTTTCAAGACACCCAGTATACTGCATAGAGCGCTTATCTTAATTTAGTTACAGTTCTGGCAAAACCTCATGCCTCTTGTATTTGATGTATCAGTTAACTAAGCTTGCCCTTTCAACTACATCAATGGCCTGTactactgccttttgaagatagaGTCAGAACGTAACAGCACAAatccttcggtccatctagtccatgctgaactgttactctTCTAGTCCCATTGACTCACAACAGAAGCATAGACCTCAATACCCCTTcaatccatgtaccaatccacaCTTAAATCTTGCAATTAAATCTGCACCTAGTACTTAGGAATTGCAATGCATCAGATCACAAGACCCACAACAGATAGTGAGGACTGCTGAAAACATCATCGGAGTcattctccccccacctccccattAAGGACATATATCAGAAGTGCTACATACACAGCGCCTTCAGCATTGGCAAAGGCCCCTCCCATCCTTCCCAAAATCTTTTTGACCTCCTGCCATCAAGTAGAATGTGTCACAGCACAAGAACTAGAACTACCAAGCTGGGTAACAGCTTACTCCCCCAGGCTGCTAGATTCAACACCCTGTTACCAACTAGTACACACATACACCCCATCTGAATGCCCTGTCACCtcaaaccccaccccccaactctCAGGCATACTCTCATCCTGCACTAGgcacttttcatcttttattgctgctgtttcgcATATTTATACAACTGCTTGGTTACTATAATAGTACCCATATTATACTGTCTTAAATAAACGTGCTCCTTACAATTTatatcaatcttcaggccatgtcacTCAGGAACTGTATGTGTTGGATCATGACTATATGTATGTattgtgtgtgactatatgtactgtgttttgtatcTTGGCCCCAAAGGAtcgatgtttcatttagctgtatacatctctacaattgaatgacaataaaacttGAACTTATTTCACTAAGTGCAAAATTAACTTGGACAGAAAACGCTGTTACCTTCAGCTCCAATGAGATTCTGGGATTGCAAAAAAGTCTGTTTTCTCAGGAATCCCACAAGACAAAGGCCGAACTCAccaagaggatgctgtctaaattgcatgtcatcttggtcaatgtctcccatccactacataatgtactgggtgggcacaggagtacattcagccagagactcattcctcccagatgcaacacagagcatcataggaagtcattcatgcctgtggccatcaaactttacaactcctcccttgaagggtcagacaccctgagccaataggctggtcctggacttatttcataatttactggcataatttacatattactatttaactatttatggttctattactatttattatttatggtgcaactgtaacgaaaaccaatttcccccaggatcaataaagtatgactatgactatgagattgCACTAGCTACTTGAAAGATACCCAAAATATTTCTGCACTTTCCACTACTTCTACTGGTCAGCTCTTCTCGTTTGTACCAATCCCAGTTTCTAATCGAACAGACTAAATAACTATCTATTTTAAAGCACCTAGAAGTACAGTGATGCTGGTCACGTGTACGGACTGACCTTTCTTAAAATCTTCCAGGATCTCGTCCAGCTTTGCGTCATTGAACACGCAATGAAGGGGATGGTTATAAAACTTGGTCATTATCTCTAAAGGCATCGCGTCATCCGGATCCACGAACGCCAGATCCTTCACGAAAAGTATATGAACGATGTTCGAGCGCTCGTTCTCATAGACGGGAATCCTGGTGTAGCCACTCTGCATTATTTCGGACATTGTGGCGAAATCTAAGACAGCATCGGAGCTCAGCATGAAGCAGTCGCTCAGCGGCGTCATCACGTCCTCAACCGTTTTCTTCCTGAGCTCAAGGGCTCCCTCGATCATGTTGAGCTCCTCTTTTAGCAGGTCGTTGAAAGCATCGGTCACCCTGAGCATTTCTATCAGCTTTTCCCGGGTGTAGAAGTTACTGATCTGCTGGTGCAGGATTAGATCCAGCAGTTTGCTGATGGGGTACGAGGCCGGGAAAGTGATGATCATGAAGAATTTAGTCACCCAGATGGTGTTGGAGGCCAAGGCAAGGCCATGTCTGGAGCAGACGGCGTGAGGGATAATCTCGCCGAAGAAAAATATGACGCCGGTGCAAACCAAAATAGTCAGCCATGTAGTGTGGATGATCTCACACAGCCACACTGTCAGGGAGCAGTTTATCAGCACGTCCCCCAGCATCAGCGTGCACAGCAGGTAATTTCCGTGCTTGCGCACTGACTCGATGTGCTCCGAGTATTTCTTCTCCTCCTCGGTGCCGCTGTTCTTGATGATCTGCAGCTCCACCGGGTCCAGAGCCATCAGGCTGAGGTTCAGGATGCTGAAGAGGGTGGAGAGGCAGACGAACAGCAAGGTGATCAGGATCTTGAACTTGAAGCTGATCGtcttctccttctccaccacCACCAGGTGGAAGTCCGGGCGCCGGTAGTGCACCCAGTCGCGGGCGTCGGGGCCTCCGAGCCGGGCGCACAGCGTGTAATACTTGACGGTGTCGCCCTTCCGAAGGAAGCGGGCTTCCAGCTCCACCGAGGCCGTGCGCTCGCCCACCGTCAGGTCCACCACGTCGATATCCGAGCTGTCTCGCCGACACGGCCCCTGGTGGTCGCCAAAGTGCCCGCTGCCGCCCAGCTCGACGAAGGCCAGGCCGCGGCCCCGGCCTCGGTCGCCCAACAACCCGCTGCGCCTCAGGCCGCTGCCGTACAGCCGCAGCTTGAAGCGGGTGCCCTCGGCCACCTTCAGCAGCCCGCCCTCCAGGTAAACCCTGCGGGCTGACGTGCGCTCCGGCCGCATGCTGAGCAGCTGGGGCGGCGCGGCCGGTTGCTGCGCTGCCGCTGCTCCGCACAGCCACAGGCAGACGGCCAACGGCGGCCAGCTGGACGGCACCGCCATCGTCCCGAGAGCCGAGCCCCGCGGCTGGAGAGGGGGAGCACGTGATCACTGAGCACCACGTGACCCGCCGGCCGCCCCGCCCACCGCGGCGCTGTCAACACTGCTCCAGCGCGGGAGTCCCGAACCCGAGAGAGCAgcgcaggcccttcggcccctcCTGTGGGTGCTCGCCCAGCTAGTCCCACGTTCCTTACTTCTACCCACATCTCTCAAAGCTCCGACCCTCCGTGTGTTACTCTTAAGTTATGTACTTCCCTAACGCGGCACCCCGAGGTACGTGCTCCATCTATCGTATGTACCACCCCTAATGTGCTGTCTTGATGAATGTATTTGCCTCCCTAATGTAGGTACTACCCTAAATTATACTTTTCTACCTACCCCAACCACTTGCCCTGGCAACTCATTCTATATACTGACCATCCTCTCTGTGAcacacataaaaagtg
This window encodes:
- the LOC140185584 gene encoding metal transporter CNNM4-like isoform X1, whose amino-acid sequence is MAVPSSWPPLAVCLWLCGAAAAQQPAAPPQLLSMRPERTSARRVYLEGGLLKVAEGTRFKLRLYGSGLRRSGLLGDRGRGRGLAFVELGGSGHFGDHQGPCRRDSSDIDVVDLTVGERTASVELEARFLRKGDTVKYYTLCARLGGPDARDWVHYRRPDFHLVVVEKEKTISFKFKILITLLFVCLSTLFSILNLSLMALDPVELQIIKNSGTEEEKKYSEHIESVRKHGNYLLCTLMLGDVLINCSLTVWLCEIIHTTWLTILVCTGVIFFFGEIIPHAVCSRHGLALASNTIWVTKFFMIITFPASYPISKLLDLILHQQISNFYTREKLIEMLRVTDAFNDLLKEELNMIEGALELRKKTVEDVMTPLSDCFMLSSDAVLDFATMSEIMQSGYTRIPVYENERSNIVHILFVKDLAFVDPDDAMPLEIMTKFYNHPLHCVFNDAKLDEILEDFKKGKSHLAIVQKVNNEGDGDPFYEVLGIITLEDVIEELIKSEILDETDLYTDNRTKKIAYREQKRHDFSLFKDSEVDPRTKISPQLLFATHRFLATVVKSPDHNDYRLQRSESLNPAERIEFGGSTYHLNQTIHNYLPDYSVRQLTDLQFVKITRMQYVNAVAATQMDSSPQSLDGELGTTDLLSKEPSPETLATTTNSTHEINLVIPVSLPPLKIGLRSYVKQWWQYGTYKFPKECLNVHSVATLIGTGVETSVVFCCCSQSTSSFDVLWFQRCSSATIVITCGYLSCYCLPVSLNRSGHSPLTFLINKVFSPADLPLTGFFFLFLFFTPFSVNSRDCYVCENPRRSAVSEIHKAPHLAPTIIPQSK
- the LOC140185584 gene encoding metal transporter CNNM2-like isoform X2; the protein is MAVPSSWPPLAVCLWLCGAAAAQQPAAPPQLLSMRPERTSARRVYLEGGLLKVAEGTRFKLRLYGSGLRRSGLLGDRGRGRGLAFVELGGSGHFGDHQGPCRRDSSDIDVVDLTVGERTASVELEARFLRKGDTVKYYTLCARLGGPDARDWVHYRRPDFHLVVVEKEKTISFKFKILITLLFVCLSTLFSILNLSLMALDPVELQIIKNSGTEEEKKYSEHIESVRKHGNYLLCTLMLGDVLINCSLTVWLCEIIHTTWLTILVCTGVIFFFGEIIPHAVCSRHGLALASNTIWVTKFFMIITFPASYPISKLLDLILHQQISNFYTREKLIEMLRVTDAFNDLLKEELNMIEGALELRKKTVEDVMTPLSDCFMLSSDAVLDFATMSEIMQSGYTRIPVYENERSNIVHILFVKDLAFVDPDDAMPLEIMTKFYNHPLHCVFNDAKLDEILEDFKKGKSHLAIVQKVNNEGDGDPFYEVLGIITLEDVIEELIKSEILDETDLYSSTATLRSSSSSSELPFIKSADCRRKRFGGDNVFSHWS